One Vicia villosa cultivar HV-30 ecotype Madison, WI unplaced genomic scaffold, Vvil1.0 ctg.000353F_1_1, whole genome shotgun sequence genomic window carries:
- the LOC131627266 gene encoding cysteine-rich receptor-like protein kinase 8, protein MNPKITDFGIARLFAANQTHGMTSTVIGTFGYMAPEYIRHGEFSIKSDVFSFGVIILEIVCGRRNTKIRDGEYIEDLINIAWKNWKTGTSLDIVDPMLDQSINKNEKMRCIHVGLLCVQEDIDVRPTMSSILLLLSSTSFPLSEPSEPPFLLQAKKALSVSLSDQYSGLTKSSDSGSGSQFTQVSTSP, encoded by the exons ATGAACCCAAAAATTACAGATTTTGGCATTGCAAGATTGTTTGCTGCCAATCAAACCCATGGCATGACAAGTACAGTTATTGGAACTTT TGGATACATGGCTCCAGAGTATATCAGACATGGAGAATTTTCAATTAAATCAGATGTATTTAGTTTTGGTGTAATTATTTTGGAAATTGTTTGTGGTCGGAGAAACACGAAGATTCGTGATGGTGAATATATAGAAGATCTAATAAACATT GCATGGAAAAATTGGAAGACAGGGACAAGTTTAGATATTGTAGATCCAATGTTAGACCAAAGTATTAATAAGAATGAAAAAATGAGATGCATTCATGTTGGATTACTGTGTGTTCAAGAAGATATAGATGTAAGACCAACTATGAGTTCTATTTTACTATTGCTTAGTAGCACATCTTTCCCACTTTCTGAACCTTCTGAACCTCCATTTTTACTGCAAGCCAAAAAGGCATTATCTGTATCATTAAGTGACCAATATTCAGGTCTCACAAAGTCAAGTGATTCAGGATCAGGAAGTcaatttactcaagtatcaacaAGTCCTTAG
- the LOC131627275 gene encoding cysteine-rich receptor-like protein kinase 4, whose protein sequence is MSLARPLAWEIDVGWRTASSFGMWNFKPETKQSVIAKVKETNEDEDEVKADNDLKVGDLLQFDFEIIILATNNFSDANELGKGGFGSVYKGTLDGHDVAIKRLATNSKQGETEFKNEVLLTGKLQHRNLVKLLGFCLQRGERLLIYEFVPNKSLDYIIFGKLLYFLQPHL, encoded by the exons ATGAGTTTGGCAAGGCCTTTGGCCTGGGAAATAGATGTCGGTTGGCGGACAGCAAGTTCATTTGGAATGTGGAATTTTAAACCGGAGACAAAACAGTCAGTGATAGCTAAAG TCAAAGAGacaaatgaagatgaagatgaagttaaagCGGACAATGATCTTAAAGTTGGTGATTTGTTGCAATTTGACTTTGAAATCATCATATTAGCTACTAACAACTTCTCAGATGCAAATGAGCTTGGCAAAGGTGGATTTGGAAGTGTTTATAAg GGTACACTCGATGGACATGATGTTGCTATCAAAAGGTTGGCTACCAATTCTAAGCAAGGAGAAACAGAATTCAAGAATGAAGTATTGCTTACAGGAAAACTTCAACACCGAAATTTAGTTAAACTACTAGGTTTTTGTTTACAAAGAGGAGAAAGATTGCTAATATACGAGTTTGTCCCCAATAAAAGTCTCGACTATATCATATTTGGTAAATTACTATACTTTCTCCAGCCTCATCTTTGA
- the LOC131627276 gene encoding cysteine-rich repeat secretory protein 38-like, with translation MLSLHWLLFLLLPLFFSLNSEANDQLVFRYHECNDDLRNFIAGSPYQNNLADVLKDIYSNREIDYGFYNFSKGENPDKVNAIGFCRGDVSSNDCRDCLRASAVLLTDRCRTQKEAIGYYDICTLRYSNTSIFGAMETKTSAYYFIQNKTVVDDAFNLTLRRLLDELKSTAAEGDWRKKFGEKSVKVNESNTNNETIYGLVQCTPSKIVLNVWIQLIILGGV, from the coding sequence ATGCTTTCTTTACATTGGCTTTTGTTTTTACTTCTTCCGCTGTTTTTCTCCCTAAACTCCGAAGCCAACGACCAGCTAGTTTTCCGCTACCACGAATGTAACGATGATCTCCGTAACTTCATAGCCGGAAGCCCCTACCAAAACAACCTAGCTGATGTTCTAAAAGATATTTATTCCAACAGAGAAATAGACTATGGATTCTACAATTTCTCCAAAGGCGAAAATCCCGACAAAGTAAACGCAATCGGATTCTGCAGAGGAGACGTTAGTTCAAACGATTGTCGTGACTGCTTGAGAGCATCCGCCGTACTTCTCACGGATCGGTGTCGAACACAGAAAGAGGCAATTGGTTACTACGACATATGCACCTTACGATATTCGAACACGTCAATTTTTGGTGCCATGGAAACTAAAACAAGTGCTTATTACTTCATTCAAAACAAGACAGTGGTGGATGATGCATTTAATCTAACACTTAGGCGGTTGTTAGATGAACTCAAGAGTACGGCAGCCGAAGGTGATTGGCGGAAAAAGTTTGGTGAAAAGAGTGTTAAAGTAAATGAATCGAATACTAATAATGAGACTATATATGGGCTGGTTCAGTGTACACCAAGCAAAATTGTACTAAATGTTTGGATTCAGTTGATAATTTTGGGTGGTGTGTAG